AATCGAAATTTGATGGTTTTCAAGGTAAAATTATCAATTTTGAATAGCAAAGATAGGTCAGGGGGGAGATCAGAGGAATCACCATGGCGTGGAAGCAGGCGCCGAAGTCATGAGAGGCGACGAAGAAGTGGTCGCGGCCGCGGGAGCGGTTCCAGAAGGGGAACTCGGTTGAGAGGAAGCGGACAGCGGAGGCGAGAAGGGGACGAGCGTGGTGGAGTGAAGGGAGGCCGGTGGGGGTGCTGAAATTGCAGGAGACGTACACGGGGACGAAGAAGAGGTCGGCCTCGTTTGGATCCAACACCCGGCCGGCGAAATCCACCAGCGCCTCGTGCACCGCTACCTCCGCCGCGAACAGGTGGCTACCGCATCTCGCGTTGGACATCAACCAGACACGGTTAAAGCTCGGCGGCAGCTCGTACACGTAAATCTTAAGGGAAGGCGAAAAGGATGAAATTCGGGGGGCTTCGCCGAGTGCTCGAGGCGCATTATTGAGAGAGAGGGTGGTTCTGAGCGGCAGCGGCTGGAGCGAGGCGGATGCGTCGGCAgccgcggaggaggaggaggaggtggtggaggaggaggaggaggttgtGGTGGTCGTGGTGGACACGAATAGGAAAACAGTGACAACCGTCCAAAGAAGCCATTTTTGGTAATCATGCTGGTGGCGCCCGGGCTGAGCTCGCCGGGAGAGCAACTTCATGTGGCGGGAGGAGGCGGAGCGAGAGATTGGCTTGAGCTCCGGCATGGCATGAGGATTCGGAGGTGGAGTGAGATCGAAGGAAAGGGATgggaaaaaatttatcaaaaagatTGGATTTTAGTGCTTCGAAAGAGAGGGCTGTGTTGTCATTTTGTGGCTGTCGAACTCGAATCTGTATTCTGTCACTTTTTAATCAAGGTTAATTATGGCTAAATCTAGTTAACTAGATTCAAAGATTTTAGCTATTGCCGGTTATTGGTTAAATGGCTAAATCTAGATTAAAAGGCCTAAATCTATAACGGATCTAACTACCTGTTTGATTTAATTGGTTTGCAGTTGGTTTAGCACGGGATTAGGATTGGTGAGGAATGTTTATTTAAAAACAATTCCTAATATTtcattttgttaaatttttttatcattacATAGAATAGCGAAGAATATTTTGATAGATTTGGTAACGAAAGAATAGAATgatattaaaagataatatttgaattataaatttataaataataatttaaaaataatttttagatttaattCATATAATTAGTAAGTATTAAATCTATACTCAATTGTCCGTTTGACTTGAACCGGATTCGGATTCTTCTCTCGAATCGGGTCGGATGTTACCGGCGTCATCTTCCTACGTCGTCGCCCAATCTCGCTATCTCCCGATTCCTCCTTAGGCCATGGCTTTGCTCTTCCCAGCCGTTCCACTCTTCTCCTCCTTCCCCTCTTCCTCGGCCTCCTCGAAACCCTCGCTCCCCCTCATCTCCTTCCTCCGCCGCCGTTCCATCAGCGCTCTCCTCCCTATCGCTGCCTCCCGCAGTGCGGACCAGTTCGATCCTTCGCCCTCCGACAACGACCCCCCGGAGGTACCCGAAGACTCCTCCCACGGGGTCTCCCGCTTCAGCCAGTTCGAGCGTCAGGTGTCCCGCGCCCGCCGCCGCCAGGACGAGCAGTTTAAGAAGGACCTGCCAGTTTTTCTCCAGGCGCTTGCCGACGAGGAGGACCCGCCCCTTCTTCCCGGAGACTCCTCTTCCTCTGGGGACGACCTCTTTGGCGACATTGATCGAGCCATCGCCCTCAAGCGCCAGGAGTTCGTCAAGCAGGGACTTTTGCCGCCGAATCCCTCGAAAAATCAGTCGCCACCGCCTTCGGATGAGGCCCTTGAGGGCATCGAAGAGCTTGCTCCCGAGGAGGTCGTCGACCTCGAGGAGATCCAAGAGCTCCAAGGCCTCACTATCATCTCGGACGGCGAGGAGGATCAATCCGATGAGGAAAACCCTTTCGATTCCCCCGACGGTGAGGTTGCTGAACAAGGATCCAATGGGGCAGCCTCGGAGTCCTTGTTTGATCTTGATGTGGATGCCTTCGGGAGAACTCCTGCCCGAATTTTTGAACCCAAGTTCAAGATGACCCTTGCAGAGCTCCTGGATGAGAGTCCAGTAGTGCCGATTTCAGTCTATGGTGATTTGGAGATCTCAATCTCTGGGATACAACACGATCCAAAGGAAGTTACTGTGGGCGATCTCTTCGTGTGCTGCAATAGTTCCAAGATGGACGGGCATGACTACCTCACTGAGGCTGATAAACGAGGAGCAGTAGCATTGGTTGCTGATGAGGAGATAAACATTGAAGAGACCTTAGGATGTAAAGCTCTGGTCATCGTGGAGGACACCAGCACAGTGCTTCGCATCCTTGCTGCCTCATTTTACAGGCGCCCTTCGAATAGCATGTCTGTCATTGGGGTCGGAGGAACACACGGTAAAGCCACGACTTCTCACTTGGTTAAGGCAATGTATGATGCTATGGGATTGAGGACGGGGATGTTAGGCACACTTGGGTGTTATGTTCATGGTGAGAACAGATTGGATGATCCTAACGCAATAACTGATGCGGTAGTGACACAGAAAATGATGGCAAAGATGGTGCACAACGGGACTGAGGCAGTTGTTATGGAGGTTCCTGCTGACGGTTTGGCTGTTAAAAGGTATGATGAGATTGACTTTGATATTGCAGTCTTTACAAATTTGACAAGTGAACACCCTGAATTTGTTGGGAACGAGGAAGAGTATAGGAATGCTCAAGGAAAATTGTTTGCAATGATGGTTGACCCTGAGAGGCATCGGAAAGTTGTGAACATCGATGACCCAAACACTCCTTATTTTGTTGCACAGGGGAATCCTGAAGTTCCTTTTGTGACTTACTCCTTGGAGAATAAGAATGCTGATGTTCACACTTTGAAGTTTGAGCTTTCATTGTTTGAGACGCAGGTGTTGGTGCAAACACCCAATGGAATATTGGAGATCTCTTCTGGATTACTGGGGAGGCACAACATCTATAACATTCTTGCAGCAGTTTCAGTTGGAATAGCTGTAGGAGCACCATTGGAGGACATTGTGAGGGGAATTGAGGAAGTTGATGCAGTTCCCGGTAGGTGTGAGCTTATAGACGAGGAGCAAGCATTTGGAGTAGTTGTAGACCATGCAAAGACACCTGAGGCTCTGTCCAGACTTTTGGATGCTGTTAGAGAGCTTGGCCCTCGTAGAATTATCACTGGTATGCTATTTTCCTTTTCCATGTACATAAATATCTTTTGCTTCTTATTCTCTTTTATCTTCAGTTCTCATTCAACTggtttttatttctattttgacCATAATTTCCTTGAAGTTTACACATCATGCTGCCTGAACTGTTACTTAATACCTTGATTTTTAATGCTTTGTCAGATAAGTGAAGATTACAGCATGAAATTCATTGACCTTTTGAAAGTAGTCTAGTTTCTAGTGTAGGTCGCAATAGCTAAAGTGATCTTCTTATCACAGAATCAAGATTGGATAGACTACCATTCTGGCTTACTAAATCTACTATTCTAAATAGAAGAATATATCTTTGGTAGCAGAAATCTTTCTCACCGCAGAAGTCCTTTTTGCAGTCATTGGATGTGAAGGTGAGCAAGAGAGAGGCAAGAGACCTCTGATGACAAAGATTGCAACCGACAAAAGTGATGTGGTTATGTTGACATCTGACAATCCGAGAAATGAAGATACATGTGTGTACTCTCCTCGGTCTAAGCTTATGATCTTTCTGTCAACCTTGTTTATATTCTGTCGTTGAAGCTCTTTGAATTGGTTGGGGCCACTTTCCTGTAATACTgagatggattttttttttttcatttatctaGTGGACATCTTGGATGACATGTTGGCCGGTGTTGGGTGGACTATGCAAGATTATTTGAAATATGGTGAAAATGATTACTATCCACCCTTGTCAAATGGCCATAGGCTTTTCTTACACGACATCAGAAGAGTTGCTGTGCGCTGTGCTGTAGCAATGGGCGAGGAAGGTGATGTAGTTGTAAGTTCACAGTAGTTCTTTTGCGTATTCACTATCAGTACTTattttttgttctatttttttttgtattttttctatattGCTTAAGTGGTAGCTGGTAAAGAATAATTTGCGTCATCCACCATGACTCATGATGATAAATTGCCTGGCTGGATTAGGTGGGAAGTAATAAGGTTAACAAATAAGAAGAATGCAGTAACAAACTGCTCCTAGTGTGCTTCTTTTAATGCCAATTCAATACCTGCCTTTCCTGAAAACTTGAAAGGGTCTAGTTCAGTATTTTGTGCAATAAAATTTTAGTTAGTCAATGTGTTATGAATCAGATTAGTACCAAAACAATCACATCAGGCTATGTTACATTTGTATGGGCCGGTTATATGGTTCTTCCATTAAAGTAATAATGTTATATCATTAGTAATAGTAATATTcagttcttttctttttttactgaCTCCAACTAGAGTTTCACTTCTTAAACCATTTTTAATTATGATAACAGttgttgtttatatatatatatatatttcttttgaTATATCTTTGAAATAATCAATGATGAAATGCAGTAATGAAGATTAGTACATCTGTGTATAAGTTTGAGAAATGTATATTAATAGTTCtgctaaattattatttaaatgagGTAAAGTAAACTACCATCATTTTATCATTACTGCAATCGTACTTTGGTAGTCCTAACTATTTGGCATCATCTAGATAGATCTAAATAAATATGTCCTGTTCTCTGTTTACTTTTTATTTAGTTCAATTATCTTTCTGTCATTTTACACACCACATCCTTGAGGATGCTAGTCAATTCAGGTTGTTGCTGGCAAAGGCCATGAGACATATCAAATTGAAGGCGACAAGAAGGAATTTTTAGATGATAGGGAAGATTGCAGAGAAGCATTGCAGTATGTTGATGAGCTGCACCAAGCTGGAATAGACACAAGTGAATTCCCATGGAGGTAAGAACAGAAGAATTTGCCTTTAGATGCCTTGGCAATGGGAAGATCTCTCCATAAGGCTGGGTTTGGCATTGCATTTGCATTTCAAAAGTAGAAGatgtcctttgacctgaagtagATTGTATAAAAGCATCTCAAAATATTCGCTAGTTTGCATCTCCAAATAGCTTCACGAAGCAATTTTATCACCTACACTCTTTCTTATTTGCCTTGATTTGTTCTTACTTGCCACAGATTACCAGAGAGTCACTGAAGGTTTGCTGGCGAACTAGCTGTACAATTGAAAAAGCTGCTAATTTGTGATCATTAAGACAGTTAGAGCATGTTGTGAAAGAACACTTTTGTCCATCAAGAAAGATTAACAGGTGTGCTCATGCCATTAAAGCTACAAACTGTAGAATGAGGTGAATCTGAAATAGTTCTTACATTTCCTATAAGACTGTTTTTTAAGGATTAAATACATGTTCAAGCATTTGGAATTGGATAACTTTTGGCTTGGAATTAGTTTCTTTGTACATATTATTTAAAACTATGAAATTTCTTCCAACCTAAACAAACCTGAAGAATGTGCCCTATATTTGTAGGATTGTGCATCCTATTATTATATCTTATGGTTCGTCTGGTCAGTTGGAATGGAACTACTAGTTGCTTTACTTATGGCTATTCTATATTTTGAATAGGTTCACTGTGTCTTAGACTACATTGATGTATTTAATCCATAACAAATAGCTATTCTGTCATCTATAAATCTATTCGAAAATGGTTGTTGCTTATTTATTCTAGGTATTCTTACTCCATTCAACTTGCCTATACTATGAACGAGCACTGCAAGTTGTTCGGTAGATAAATATTTGCCATTCAATTATTTTTGGTAAAACAAAATTTCAATAAAATAATCAAGATATAActaaatatatcatatttataAAAATTGAATGGAAAAAAATATATTCGGTAGCTTTCTAGTGAtcacatgcatatcaaatatctATAGAATATGGGAAGTTGTTCTAAAACTAGCAGGATAATTTTTTAtaagatatataattaatttGGAAGTCGACGTGGGCTCGTTGGTCAACGCGGTCTTGTTAGTCACGCGTGCTCGTTAATCAACCATCGAACAATCAAAAGAGAATCTAAGGAACTGGTCTAGGTCTAACATTATGATTTCAACCTGTCAGTACAATTGTACAAAATGCTAAGATTATTAGTAAAGTTAACAACATTGGGTAATAATAGGATTtatcaaaaatataattatagAGAAAGTTTAACAATtgaaaacaacaaaaaaataatatgaattaatttatttataaatataatttattttaaaatgttaataataatttaattatttttatatttaaacttTTTATTGATCTTACATAATTAATGTGAGATAAACTATTGATAATTAAACATGTAATGACttatgagaaaattaaataataatttattgaACAACGTATATAGTTTTTAACAGTACAAAAAAAATGCTTATCCCACTTTTCGTATTTACTAAATCACTTAGTCAATTTTAAAAACTCACAATTCTCATTCTACGCTATGAAATTTATGTCTAAAGGTATGATTACATCCcatataatataataaatttaatttgaagtgTTTTTGATATGTCTATATTATCAATGTGTTTTGATGGCTTTAGTAATATGATAAtcatttaaaacaaaaattattatACTTTTGAGAGTCTCCAAAATATAATCATGCCCTCATATCCACAATCTAGATTGAgaaaaatgagtttttaaaattttcacaatCTCAATATAATTTGATACCAACTCGTTAGAATGTCTAGATTTATCATACTTATCAACACCTCCAAAGTATTCTTAGGATTTTGTTAGTTCAAAACatgttaagattttgaaattcaaatatTGTAGTGTCATCAGTGAACTTTAGCTAAAATTCGTTGATAGTTTTAGGAACTTCAGAATCCCTTCAAACCAAGATTATTACAGTCCTCGTAATTTCTTAAGTATAATCATATCATTTGATCCTATCCGGACGCTgactcaatggacgctgggcacgtggcgctctacGAACTGCTGAcatggatctccgaccggtcgcaTGAGTCTTCGGCGAACCTATaaagaagtcgggtcgggaaggagttcccggcaacgaccctccgatgctcaagtcaggcaagaggaaatgcaGAAGTGGCTTCGAATACGAGAGAATGCGTGATCGcgtgaatgcgtacctccggcaaagtgtgaggctccttatatagagctgtgaagaggctcacgcacacatatcgaggcgaatacgtgtcctctaaccataccttagtatgagtttgtcagaagagcttacctgacaccatactgctacagtccaagcatatatctgatgggacagtggaaccctctgtcgtaagatattgcgtatggcctggtcgttgaacatacctgctatcagaagatgttcccttgtccttttgtctcatcttaccccatgccgagcgtcaggccggtcggcagtcccctcacgtccggccggtcgtatgtgctggtccgctcgggagattcccggtcgtgcACTCTGTTGACTGTTCACAGTATTGCTGTTTTcggcctcggccgagcgggctacccgatcGGCCCGGATAcattgttcaccatgagcgtcggaaacccaactccccgtcgggttgtttttgattccgcttagaccccgttcggccgaccggtctccccttcGCCGGTCAGCCGTTtgaccttttgacttccacgtggcgttgacttccctcaaagggggtcccctgttcttaccgttGGATCACttacctccccttcaagtctagtcgaagaaggcgattagtccgactgactggaccatcagttgcgCCGAGTGGCGTCCATATGCAACCACAATCCGCTCGGCCATAAGGGGGCAGCTAAAACGCCAATCAACGCCAACATCCCCTCGGTATCTTTTCGAAGTtttcgccaatctccatcattaagggcGAGCATGCTCTCTGCGCCTCGTTAAGGCGCTCATTAAAGGCTCTCCTGTGGTGGAATGCCACATGGCATTGCTGCCGTCATTGTACGGCGGCGGCACCTCGGGTGATGAGATCGAGGCGatttgaaatggacggcgcgatgcgtgctccgattctcgtgacctgaatccaacggtggaggccgctcgggctccaccctataaaggcttcgctttcttccttcgccgcatttatgctctcgcgtgcccagaagcttcGGCGTTTCAGTGTTCCGGCGGCTTCGATTCTCCTTTTTTCGGCGATTCAATGTTCTTCTCCGATACTgattcttctctgtaaggttcttcttctttctttctttgttaGCCTTGTGTTTCTTGTCGTGTTTTCGTCCTTTGTGCACTGTTTcgtccatcatcttcttccttctaccaTCTACTTTTCTTCGCCTTTTGTGATTTCctccgctcggacaatggccagtttctctcagcctcaagaccaaaccctcggcccatggtatactaccatggagtcacgcttcgatcggcgcgactccgatattctgatggactcTTTTGAAATTCTCTCTGATGGAACTACTAGTTGCTTTACTtatggctattgtatattttgaaTAGGTTCAATGTGTCAATTTAGACTACATTGATGTATTTAATCCATAACAAATAGCTATTATGTCATCTATAAATCTATTCGAAAATGGTTGTTGCTTATTTATTCTACGTATTCTTACTCCTTTCAACTTGCCTATACTATGAACGAGCAATGCAAGTTGTTCAGTAGAAAAATATTTGCCATTCAATTATTTTTGGTAAAACAAAATTTCAATAAAATAATCAAGATATAActaaatatatcatatttataaaaattgaatggaaaaaatatatattcggTAGCTTTATAGTGTtcacatgcatatcaaatatctATACGAGTGTAATCATATCATCATATCTGGATCCATGATATAAAttgagggtttagggtttagggatatCCATCATATCATCATATCAATTATTTTCGGTAGCTTTCTAAACtgtcttaaaaattttaaaatcccaTATTTCTCAATCTAGATTGTAGAATCCATATATGAGGATATGATTATACTCAAGAGGCTCCTAAGAGTGCAATTGCCATGATTTGAATCAATTATGAGGCTCCTAGGGCTGCTAGAAATTTCAAGATCTTGACATAATTGGAAAAGGGAGTCATAGAAACACTTTGATGGTATTGGTAAGTATGATATGTCTAAACTCTTTAATGAAGTTCTACCAAATTATTTTAAGAtgatgaagattttaaaaattcatatctCAATGTAGAATGTGAAATCCATATTTCAGCTCATGATTATAGACTCCCAAAAGTATAGATTTTATAACCTAGATAAAGGActgtgaattttttaaattaattcaaatttgagATACTTTGGGAGACTTGAAAATGAAAGCGACTTGAAAATGAGTCTTGGTGGGTAAATATGAAAATGAAATAcgcgtttttatttatttattttaattaattttttaaagatagtctggtgtatttttaaaatattataacaaACTGTGCGCGGTTCTTTAATCACTGAAAATTAAATTAGTGGTTTCCTTCGCCATTCGTTTGTCATCTTCTAGTTAGACTTGGCTCTGGGTCGTCGAGGCTTTCCTTCATCGTTCGTCTATATCGAAAGGAAGCCCGCTTGAGCAATCTTCACCCATTCCCAGCCATTGTCGTGGAGACTCGAGATAGCTTCTCTCGTTCTACCGCTGCACCCTAGGAAAAAGGTCCCTTTTTTTGAGGGGTCGATTCAGTGATTCCTAGTCCCAAAAGATGCAAAAAGGAGGTGGCTTTTATTGTACCTAGCGGAGTGGTTATGGCGACCAGGAGAGGGAGTATAGGCAGCTTCGGGAGCGTCAGCTCGACGGTGAGCAGTGGCTTGACGGAGATTGAGGAGGAGGCGGCAGAGGAGAAACTCTACGTCGCGGTGGCGGCGGAATTGAAGGCAGGGAAGGCCACTTTGTTCTGGGCGATTCAGAACACCACCAGGGACCAGACCATTGTTCTTGTCCACGTTCTTGTACCGGCGAAGCTGATTCCCATGTGTACGAATTAAACTTCTCTTCCTCACGATTGAGGGAAAACGTCAAATTTTTTTAGGGTTACCTTTTGAGTTTGCATGATTCTAACTTTTGGGCAATTCGTTTTCTTGGATTTGCGCCCGATGAGCTCGCTTGCTGATTGGAATGTTGAGTCATTGTTGCCAAAAGAATACTAGTAGCTTTAAACTTTCGCATCATCTGATAAGCAGTATTAGATAGTCTGGCGTTTTTTATCTTTCGAACCATGATTTATTAGTAGAAACTGGTAGATTTTTGCTgacaaactttaaaaaaaaatggattcCTTTTCTTGCTATTTCTACTCGTTTTCCTCTTCAGTCAAGTTAATCCTCAGAGTGAGCAAGAAAAGTGTCCAATCTTAATCTGATTTAACATCCAGTAAAGTAAAACAAATATACCTTTACAATGACTCTTTTCCGCAGTTTCTGAATTGATGTCTTGCTTAGGGAATaatttgaatttatgaacctTAAAGTCCTAGATATTGACCATAGTTTTGGTTGATCCAATTAGACTCCTCTTGCTATGGTAAGTGACGAGAGTAAAGATAATTCACCTATCTTTGTATTCTGCAGCCTAGCTCCACTTCTACTCAGTAATCCCACATCCATCCACTTTGAATAAGTTGCTTACACTTTGACAGAACTCAACCTGATTCGATCAAGCCCTCAACAATTCAGCCGAATTAAGCCTAACACCCTATTCAACTCAATGAACTCTTCCAGACTCGATCTTCTCTTGCCAACTTCCCGGACCAAGTTACGACTGAGACTCAATAGATACTGGATTTCAGTATCTTTTACAGTTTTGATCATAAGAGTAagtatttaatcaaaattaaattatttattggaCTATAAAGACACCTTTTTCAAAGCACATATTTGTGGATCTCATTTTTCTTCTGTTGTCATTGATGTGGATTCATTCTCGGGTTACAATGATACTTAATACAATGTTTTTATACATAGACAATAAGAACTCTGTTATTCAGTACAACATACAGATGAAACTCTTCAAGGCTACAGGACCAGCtttattgaagaaaaccaagAGGTTTAACTTGTACAGATTTGCCTTCTGCATTTATAGTAACTATAATTATTGGACGGGCAGTCATTTTTAATAACTTCATGGTTCAAAAAAGGTTTTTCTTTTTTGCATTTTATTGTAAGAATTGCTTTTGCCTTACAATAAAAGTTACTATTGCTATACTGGTTCTCTTATatatgacatttcatcataagcaATTTGATTTCTTGTAATTGGTTTCAGTGGGAGGCAAGTTTCCTACAAGCTCTCTAACAACACAGCAAGTCGATGCTTACAGGATGTTGGAAAGAGATAAAATGAACAAGAGTTTGAATGAATACATCAATTTATGCTCACAAATGAAGGTATTTCATGTTTTGCATTTTTATGAAGGTTCCTCTTTGATAATATCATCACATGCACATCGATAGAGGAACAAAATCCCCCTACTGACAATTTTGTtttgttaatttggatatgtttGTAATCTGGTATATATTTTTCTCAGGTAAAAGTGGAAAAGGCGGTGATTGAGATGGATGGTATTGCAAATGGGCTAGTCGAGCTCATTGAAAGACATCGTATCACCAAACTTGTCATGGGAGCAGCAGCCGATAAGCACTATTCTAGGTAA
This region of Zingiber officinale cultivar Zhangliang chromosome 9A, Zo_v1.1, whole genome shotgun sequence genomic DNA includes:
- the LOC122018978 gene encoding UDP-N-acetylmuramoyl-L-alanyl-D-glutamate--2,6-diaminopimelate ligase MurE homolog, chloroplastic-like is translated as MALLFPAVPLFSSFPSSSASSKPSLPLISFLRRRSISALLPIAASRSADQFDPSPSDNDPPEVPEDSSHGVSRFSQFERQVSRARRRQDEQFKKDLPVFLQALADEEDPPLLPGDSSSSGDDLFGDIDRAIALKRQEFVKQGLLPPNPSKNQSPPPSDEALEGIEELAPEEVVDLEEIQELQGLTIISDGEEDQSDEENPFDSPDGEVAEQGSNGAASESLFDLDVDAFGRTPARIFEPKFKMTLAELLDESPVVPISVYGDLEISISGIQHDPKEVTVGDLFVCCNSSKMDGHDYLTEADKRGAVALVADEEINIEETLGCKALVIVEDTSTVLRILAASFYRRPSNSMSVIGVGGTHGKATTSHLVKAMYDAMGLRTGMLGTLGCYVHGENRLDDPNAITDAVVTQKMMAKMVHNGTEAVVMEVPADGLAVKRYDEIDFDIAVFTNLTSEHPEFVGNEEEYRNAQGKLFAMMVDPERHRKVVNIDDPNTPYFVAQGNPEVPFVTYSLENKNADVHTLKFELSLFETQVLVQTPNGILEISSGLLGRHNIYNILAAVSVGIAVGAPLEDIVRGIEEVDAVPGRCELIDEEQAFGVVVDHAKTPEALSRLLDAVRELGPRRIITVIGCEGEQERGKRPLMTKIATDKSDVVMLTSDNPRNEDTLDILDDMLAGVGWTMQDYLKYGENDYYPPLSNGHRLFLHDIRRVAVRCAVAMGEEGDVVVVAGKGHETYQIEGDKKEFLDDREDCREALQYVDELHQAGIDTSEFPWRLPESH